The Desulfitibacter alkalitolerans DSM 16504 DNA segment GGTCATCTACATATATAATTGCTTTTTTTCTAACTAAATCAACATACCCTTTGAAATATTCTTCTGAGCCAATAGGTAATTGTACAGGCACAGCATTTGCGCCTAGTCGTGTTCTAATCATGTCGACTCCATTTAAAAAGTCGGCACCTATTCTATCCATTTTATTAATATAGGCAATTCTTGGTACTCCATATTTATCAGCTTGTCGCCAAACTGTTTCAGACTGTGGCTCTACACCACCTACTGAACAGAACACAGCTACTGCACCATCTAAAACCCTCAGGGATCTTTCAACCTCTACTGTAAAGTCAACGTGGCCGGGTGTGTCTATAATATTAATATTATGTTCCTTCCAAAGGCACGTTGTAGCAGCAGAAGTAATTGTGATACCCCTTTCCTGCTCTTGAATCATCCAATCCATGGTTGCGGCACCATCATGAACTTCCCCAAGCTTGTGTACTTTACCTGTATAGAATAGAATACGTTCAGTAGTAGTGGTTTTACCAGCATCGATGTGGGCCATGATTCCTATATTTCTTGTTTTATCTAATGGGTATTGTTTCGCCATTTAATTCACCTCTCTTATTTCAGCTGTCAGATATCAGATGTCAGATGTCAGATGTCAGATGTGGGATATACTTAGAATTGTCCTTGCAAATTCTATCTATGGCTGACTTCCAACTTCAGACCTCCGACCTCCGTATATTTCTGAGGCGGCGGCTAGTACCGGCAACCGAAGTTTTTACCATCTGTAATGAGCAAAAGCCTTATTGGCTTCAGCCATCTTATGGGTGTCTTCCTTTTTCTTAATAGAACTACCTGTATTATTGGCAGCATCAATTAGCTCATTTGCCAACTTTTCCTGCATGGATTTTCCTCCCCTTTGACGGGTGTAGTTTGTAATCCAGCGGATGGCTAATGTCTGTCTTCTATCTGGACGAACTTCAACTGGAACCTGGTAGTTAGCACCACCTACACGTCTTGCCTTTACTTCTAAAACTGGCATTACATTCTTAATAGCTTCTTCAAATACTTCCATTGGTTCTCTGCCGGTTTTCTCCTTAATGGTATCCAATGCACCATAAACAATAGCTTCAGATGTACCTTTTTTGCCATCTGACATTATTTGGTTAATTAGTTTTGTCAGCCTGACACTCTTATATTTTGGATCAGGTAAAACTTTTCTTTTTGGTATATGACCTCTACGTGGCATCCATTACCCTCCTTTACTAATGGGATGTTGGAAGTGAGATATGAATTTTAGATAAAAGCCCACTTCTAGCAATAATTTTGATTTGCAATATTATTTCTTTGCTATCTTTGGTCGTTTAGAGCCGTACTTTGATCTGCCCTGCTTTCTGTTGTTTACTCCAGCGGTATCTAAAGAACCCCTTACTATGTGATATCTCACACCTGGAAGATCCTTCACCCTGCCCCCTCTAACCAAAACCACAGAGTGTTCCTGAAGGTTATGACCAATACCTGGTATATAAGCAGTTATTTCTATACCATTTGTCAGCCTCACCCTGGCAACTTTTCTCAATGCAGAATTAGGTTTTTTGGGAGTAGTAGTATACACCCTGGTACATACTCCCCTTTTCTGAGGAGAATTCTTCAAAGCAGGTGCTGTAGATTTTTTTTCCACCACTTCTCTACCTTTTCTAACTAACTGTTGAAACGTAGGCACTTACTACACCTCCTTCCTAGAAAACTTTTAAAGCTATTGTGCAATTGCCGCAGTGGCTGAGCCAACCTCTATTCCACACAAACGGCCTAGTTCTTCCATTGTAGCAACCAGAACAATCTCTATTCCCTTTTCCTCGCAAAGCTTAAGGATTGGTTCTGTGACCCGTTTTTCCGCATCACGGGCCACAAAAACCAACTGAGTTTCTCCCTTTTCTATAGCTTTCTTAGTCTGCTTGGTACCTATAAATATTTTTTTTGCTTGTTTTAGCCTTTCTTCTACAAGCATTGCTGCAGACCCCCTATAGTTTTAGCAAATTACACACTTATTTATAATATCACTGTCATATGGTCATGTCAACACTATTAAGTGCTTCATCTGCATTTTCAACATCTTCATAGCCTAGATTATCCTCCTTGTATCTAACCATGCCTGTTCCTGCCGGGATCAGTTTTCCAATGATGACGTTTTCCTTTAAGCCAAGGAGTGGGTCCACTTTGCCTTTAATGGCTGCTTCAGTCAGCACCCTGGTTGTTTCCTGGAAGGATGCTGCTGACAGGAAGGAGTCAGTGGCTAAAGATGCTTTTGTGATTCCCAGCAGCACTGTTTTAGCTGTTGCAGGAACTCCACCCTCATTTATTACCAGATTGTTTGCATCTTCAAATTCAAAACGATCTATCACACTACCAGGAAGCAGGTGGGTATCTCCAGCATCTTCAATTTTTACTTTCCGCAACATCTGTCTAATGATAATCTCAATGTGCTTATCATTAATATCAACACCCTGCAGCCTGTAAACCTTCTGTACTTCTCTTAATAGATAAGCATGAACTCCCTTTACCCCTTTTACTTTAAGCATATCATGGGGGTTTACTGACCCTTCGGTAAGTTCATCTCCAGGTTCAATGTAGTCCCCGTCCTGAACCCTTACCCTGGCCCCAAAGGGAACTGCATAGGTCTGCTTTTCTTCTCCCTGGGAGACGGTTATTTCTCTTCTTCCCTTTACCTCAGATATACTGGCTGTACCGGCATTCTCAGCAATTACCGCCTGCCCCTTGGGCTTACGTCCCTCGAATAATTCTTCAATTCTTGGTAGACCCTGGGTGATATCGTCACCAGCTACACCCCCTGTGTGGAAGGTACGCATTGTAAGCTGGGTACCGGGCTCACCAATTGATTGGGCAGCTATAATACCTACAGCCTCGCCAATTTCTACTGCTTTTCCTGTTGCCAGATTACGACCATAACACGTTGCGCACACACCATTACGTGTCTTACATGCAAGAACTGAACGGATTTTAACTGCCTTTATGCCAGCATTTATAATCTGATTAGTTTGCTCATTGGAAATCTCTTTTTCAGCCCCTACAATCAATTCTCCTGTTTGAGGATTGTGAATATCCTCAATGGCAAATCTACCTGTTAATCTTTCAGATAAAGGCTCAATTACCTGGCCGCCTTCATTGATTTCAGTAACCTCAAATCCCATATCAGTACCACAATCCATTTCCCTTACTATAACATCCTGAGAAACATCTACAAGTCTTCTTGTCAGGTAACCTGAGTCGGCTGTTCTTAAAGCTGTATCTGCAAGACCCTTCCTGGCACCATGGGTAGAGTTAAAGTATTCTAAAACAGTCAATCCTTCTCTAAAATTAGCTTTAATCGGTATGGGTATAATTCGTCCAGACGGGTCAGCCATTAGACCCCTCATACCTGCCAACTGTCTTATCTGCTGAATGTTACCCCTGGCACCTGAATTAGCCATCATGTAAACTGAATTAAACTTATCCAGGGTTTCCATTAGTCCCTTGGTTACATTATCTGTAGCTTCGTTCCATAGTCCAATAACCTTTTGGTACCTTTCTTCTTCTGTTATTAAACCTCTACGGTATTGAAGCTCTACATTTTCAACCTTCTTGTCGGTTTCTTCCAGGATTGTTGTTTTATCACTAGGAATATCTAAATCCTTAACACCTACAGTTATTCCCGCTCTAGTTGAATAGTTGAAGCCTATTTTTTTCAATCCATCAAGCATCTTTGCTGTACGTGATATGCCTAGCTTCTCATAGCATTCAGCAACAATTTGTCCTAGTTGCTTTTTACCAACAACCATATTCTTGTAACCGAGCTCTTCTGGAATGGGGACACCAAAGTTAAATATCATCCTGCCAATGGTAGTTTCTAATAGCTTGCCATTGATTTTTGTCTTAATCTTGGCATGAAGTTCCACAACTCCCTGGTCATAAGCAAGGCTGGCTTCTTCAAAACTGGCAAATATCTTGCCTTCACCCTTTGCCCCTTCTTTTTCTTGGGTTAAATAATACATTCCCAGAACCATGTCCTGAGTAGGGGTCACTACAGGTCTTCCATCCTTGGGATTTAATATGTTATGACTTGAAAGCATCAATATCCTGGCTTCAGTTTGTGCTTCAGCAGAAAGGGGTACGTGAACAGCCATCTGGTCACCATCGAAGTCAGCATTGTACGCCGTACATACCAGAGGATGTATCTGCAAGGCCCTTCCTTCAACCAATACAGGCTGGAATGCCTGAATTCCCAAACGGTGCAGGGTTGGAGCCCTGTTAAGTAAGACTGGATGCTCAGTAATTACCTCTTCTAATACATCCCAGACCTCCGGCCTTAGCCTTTCCACCATTCTTTTAGCACTTTTAATATTGTGTACAAATCCCTTGTCTACCAGCTTTTTCATCACAAAGGGCTTAAATAATTCAAGGGCCATTTCCTTGGGCAGTCCACACTCATGCATTTTAAGTTCAGGTCCAACTACAATTACTGAACGCCCTGAGTAGTCTACCCTTTTTCCAAGAAGGTTCTGACGGAAACGCCCCTGTTTACCCTTCAACATGTCTGATAGGGATTTTAGTGGACGGTTTCCCGGCCCTGTTACTGGCCTTCCCCTTCTACCATTGTCTATAAGTGCATCTACTGCTTCCTGAAGCATCCTTTTTTCATTCCTAACTATTATGTCAGGGGCTCCAAGATCTAGAAGTCTTTTTAAACGGTTATTTCTATTGATAACTCTTCTATAAAGGTCATTTAAATCAGATGTGGCAAATCTACCTCCATCAAGCTGAACCATTGGACGTAGTTCGGGAGGAATTACCGGCAAAACATCCATAATCATCCAGTCCGGTCTGTTACCTGAATGTTTAAAAGCCTCAACCACCTCAAGCCGTCTAATAGCTCTAATCTTTCTTTGTCCACTTGTTTCCTTTAATTCCTTTCTCAGCTCTCCTGCTAGCTGATCAAGGTCCATTTCTTCAAGGAGTTTCTTAATTGCTTCTGCTCCCATGCCGGCTTGAAACTTTGCCCCGTATTTATCTCTATATTCTCTATACTCAGTTTCAGTTAAAAGCTGCTTTTTCATTAGAGGCGTATCACCAGGATTGGTAACAATATATGAAACGAAATATAGTACCTTTTCCAGGGATCTGGGTGACATATCTAATAGAAGGCCCATCCTGCTTGGTATACCTTTAAAATACCAGATGTGAGACACAGGCGCTGCCAACTCAATATGACCAAGCCTTTCTCTACGTACTTTAGAACGTGTTACTTCAACTCCACAACGATCACAGACAATCCCCTTGTAACGAACCCTTTTGTATTTACCACAGTGACACTCCCAGTCTCTAGTAGGTCCGAATATCTTCTCACAAAACAGTCCTTCTCTTTCTGGTTTAAGAGTTCGGTAATTAATTGTTTCTGGTTTTTTTACCTCTCCACTTGACCATGCTCGAATCTGTTCAGGGGATGCTAATCCAATTCTCATTCTCTCGAAATTGTTAACATCTATCAAGGGCCTCTCTCCCTTCTTTTTATTGGATAACTGGAGGATTAATAATCCATATCATCGTCATCATCCACATCATCAATATCAAAGTCATCAATATCTGTCAGGTCAAAGTCCTCATCTTCCATATCCTCATCCGCTTCTACTGCAGTATCTTCCTTATCTGGATCTTCTATTTGAATATCAATACCGAGCTCCTTGGCAGTTTCACTAATATCATCATCATCTTCTTTTATTTCAATTTCTTGATCAGCTTCTGATAATACTTTAACATCCAGGCCTAAGCTTTGAAGCTCCTTTATTAATACCTTGAAGGATTCTGGGACCCCTGGTTCAGGCACGTTTTCACCCTTTACAATGGCCTCATATGTCTTAACCCTTCCGACCACATCGTCTGATTTAACGGTTAGAATCTCTTGAAGGGTATAACCAGCACCATAGGCCTCTAATGCCCAAACCTCCATTTCACCAAATCTTTGACCACCAAATTGAGCTTTACCACCAAGTGGCTGTTGGGTCACTAGTGAATAAGGACCTGTTGAACGAGCATGGATTTTATCATCAACAAGGTGTGCAAGCTTCAACATGTACATGTAACCTACAGTTACCTCTCGATCAAAGGGCTTCCCTGTTCTTCCATCATATAGTATTGTTTGGCCGTTTTTGGGCAGACCAGCTTTTTCTAAAAGCTCCTCAATGTCCTTTTCAGAAGCCCCATCAAATACCGGAGTAGCTATATGCAGACCTAATGCTGATGCAGCCCAACCAATGTGGGTTTCCAAAACCTGACCAATATTCATCCTGGATGGTACCCCCAGGGGATTTAATACAATCTGTATGGGAGTTCCGTCTGGCAAGAAGGGCATATCCTCTTCAGGCAGGATTTTAGAAATAACACCTTTATTACCATGCCGCCCTGCCATTTTATCCCCTTCTGATATCTTTCGCTTCTGGGCGACATATACCCTTACAAGCTGATTAACGCCCGGAGCTAATTCATCACCATTTTCTCTGGAAAAAACCTTTACATCCACTATTTTGCCAGCCTCACCATGAGGCACTCTTAAGGATGTATCTCTAACCTCTCTGGCCTTTTCTCCAAATATAGCTCTTAATAGCCTTTCTTCAGCAGTAAGCTCAGTTTCACCCTTGGGTGTAACCTTGCCAACCAGGATATCACCAGGTCTAACCTCGGCCCCTACTCGGATAATACCCCTTTCATCCAGGTCTTTTAATACATCATCACCAATGTTTGGAATGTCTCTGGTAATCTCCTCTGGACCTAGCTTTGTATCTCTAGCATCACATTCATATTCTTCTATATGAATAGAAGTGAAAACATCTTCTTTTACGAGCTTTTCACTTATTAGAATAGCGTCCTCATAGTTATACCCTTCCCAGGTCATAAAGGCTACTAATATGTTCTTGCCAAGGGCTAGCTCTCCCATGTCTGTAGATGGGCCATCAGCAATGACTTCACCCTTTTCTACTCTTTGTCCAGGTTTTACTATGGGTTTTTGATTAATACATGTCCCCTGGTTGGATCTATCAAATTTTTTAAGTTTATACTGTTCCACAGTACCATTATCTGTTAAAACAGTTATATTATTTCCTATAACCCTTTGGACTACACCAGAGTTTTTGGCCAGTACCACTACACCAGAATCCCGTGCACTTTTCCATTCCATTCCTGTTCCAACTATAGGAGCACTAGTTTTTAACAATGGTACAGCCTGACGCTGCATGTTTGCTCCCATTAAAGCTCTGTTGGCATCATCATGCTCAAGGAAGGGGATTAAAGCTGTAGCTATACTCCATACCTGCTTGGGTGTAACATCCATATAGTCAACTTTTTCCGTATCAATTATAACAATCTCATGTCCCCATCTAGCGTTTACTTTCTTAGTTAGTATTTTACCTGTTTCGGGGTCAACTGGGGTATTAGCCTGGCCAATAACATACTGGTCCTCTTCATCAGCACTTAAGTAATGAATCTCATCAGTTACGGTTCCAGTTTCCTTATCTACTTTTCGATAAGGGGCTTCCATGAAACCAAACTCGTTAATTCTTGCATAAGTACTTAATGAACCAATTAGACCGATGTTTGGACCTTCTGGGGTTTCAATTGGACACACCCTTCCATAGTGAGAATGGTGGACGTCTCGAACCTCAAAGCCTGCCCTTTCTCTACTTAAACCACCAGGCCCAAGGGCACTTAGCCTTCTCTTATGGGTCAATTCTGCCAGTGGATTTGTCTGGTCCATAAACTGGGACAGCTGGCTGCTGCCAAAAAATTCCTTAATAGCTGCTACTGCAGGGCGTATGTTTATCAATGCCTGGGGGGTAATTACCTCTACATCCTGAATGGTCATACGTTCCCTGATTACCCGTTCCATTCTAGATAAACCAATTCTAAATTGATTTTGTAATAATTCACCTACAGATCTAAGTCTTCTATTTCCTAAATGGTCTATATCATCAGGTGATATTTCTCCACTTAATACTTTTAGCAGATGCTTGATAGATGCTGTAATATCCTTGACAGTTAAATGCCTGATATATTCTTTTTCACCTGATTCATTTTCTGCAAATAACACACCATGCTTAAGCTTTTTATTGATTTTGTATCTACCCACATTTCCAAGGTCGTATCTTTTTGGGTCAAAAAATAAAGTTTCTAATAAGGTCCTTGCGCTATCTACTGTGGGTGGTTCACCTGGTCTTAGTCGTTTATAAATCTCAACTAATGCTTCTTCCTCCGATTCTGTGTTGTCCTTTTCAAGGGTTAATTGAATACGTGAATCATTTTCATATTCGGCTAAGATCTTGCTGTTGGTGTTATAGCCCAGAGCTCTAAGCAATACTGTAACTGGTATTTTCCTGGTTCTATCGATACGAACGTATATATTCTCATTTAAATCTGATTCAAATTCTAACCAGGCACCCCTATTTGGGATAATGGTACCACCACATATTTTAATCCCACTCGGGTCAATTTGTTCACTAAAGTATACACCAGGGGATCTTACTAACTGGCTAACAATAACTCTTTCTGCACCGTTTATAATGAAGGTTCCTTGTTCAGTCATTAATGGGAAATCACCCATAAAGACTTCTTGTTCTTTTACTTCGCCTGTTTCTTTGTTAATTAACCTGACTTTGACTCTTAATGGAGCCGCATAGGTCATGTCTCTTTCCTTGCATGAATCTACATCATATTTTGGTTCACCCAAAGAATAATCGATAAATTCTAAAATCAGGTTGCCAGTAAAATCCTGAATAGGAGATATATCTTGAAACATCTCCCTTAAACCCTCTTGAATAAACCAGTTGTAAGAATTCTTTTGAATTTCAATTAGATCTGGCATTTCCATAACTTCATCGATTTTAGAGTAAGTCCATCTTTCCCTTTTCCCTACCTTGACGGGATAAGCCATTAAATCTTCACCCCCATGGTTTTTTCAACAACATTTTAAAAACAAAATCATTAACAACTATTCCAATTCAAGTCATTCCAGGTGCAAGAGCACGGCCACCTGCAGCCCTTGAGTTATATAAAAATAACCAAACTTAATTTTAAAAATGACAAGCAATAAAAGCAAGGTTCATATTGGACCTCGCTTATTTAACACATTTCTGCCTTATCTATGTATTTTAACCTACATATACCTCCCATTATACAGGTTTAACCAAAAAATATATGTATAAATATCTTTTAACCTAATCTTCCCAGTTCCTAACAGTTCATCTGCGCATTTTTTAATGTTATCAGAATACGAGAATATTGTCAAGCAAAAAGACACCCATTCCATTGGGTGTCTTTTTAATATATCAGTGTATATAACTGTATATAACTACTTAACTTCTACTGAAGCTCCAACTTCTTCTAATTTACCTTTAATCGACTCAGCTTCTTCTTTACCAATTCCTTCTTTAACTGGGTTTGGAGCGCCGTCAACTAGATCCTTTGCTTCTTTTAATCCCAAGCCAGTAATTTCACGAACAACCTTGATAACGTTAATCTTCTTTTCGCCAGCTGCCTTTAAGATTACATCAAACTCAGTTTTTTCTTCTTCTACAGCCTCAGCAGCACCTGCTGCAGGCATTGCTGCCATTGCAACTGGAGCAGCTGCACTTACACCAAATTCTTCCTCAAAAGCTTTTACTAATTCAGCTAACTCTAAAACGGTCATACCTTTAACCGCTTCCAAAATTTCTTGTGTTTTACTCATTTTTAAAATCCTCCTTAGAATATGTTTTCATTATTTTATTCTTTAACTTAACGATTAAGCTTGTGCTTCTTTTTCCTTTCTAACTGCTTCAAGAACATTTACCATATTACGCAACGGCCCTGCTAGAACATTTGCCATTCCCACAAGTGGCCATTGCATACCTCTTAAAACCTGAGCCAATAATTCCTCTTTTGAAGGCAGATCCGCTAGAGCCTTGATTTGCTCCAGTGATACCACTTTCCCCTCAACTACTCCGCCCTTAATTTCAAGGGCTTTATTATCCTTGGCAAATTTAGCTAATACCTTTGCCGGGGCAACTGGATCCTCTGTACTAAAGGCTATGGCAGTAGGTCCCTCTAAATATTGATTAAGGTCTTCAAGGCCTACATTTTGGGCAGCAATTTTTGTAAGGGTATTTTTAAGAACTTTATATTCAACATTGACTTCTCTAAGCTCATTTCTCAGCTTGGTTGCCTGAGCAACATTTAGGCCTCTGTAGTCTGTAATTACAGCTGTCACAGAGCTCTGCAGTCTCTCAGTAATCTCTTGAACACTTTGTTCCTTTGCCATTCGCTGCTTGTTCATCCTTTGTTTACACCTCCTCTTAAACAGGATATATGATGCAGGAAGCAGGATAACTCGATTTTCTTGCTTCTTGCTTCTTGCCTCTTGCTTCTTGAATATAAACAACCCCTGCAGACTGCAGGGGTTGACTAAATACACAGTAAAATTAAATCATGCTTATCAACTTACCTCGGCAGGAAATTAAGCCGTATGGCACCTACTGTCTACAGTAATATTGCTTATATTTATTTTTAACAAAAGGTATAGTATCATAACTCTTGTTAGCTGTCAAATATTATTTATTAACTGCCTTTTGAGGGCTAATGGGTATACCAGGGCCCATAGTTGCCGCAACATAAATTTGTCTAATATACTGCCCCTTAGAAGCAGCCGGTTTTGCCTTGATCAATGCACCCAATAAAGCATCAAAGTTTTCATAAAGTTTTTCAGCCTCAAAGGATATTTTGCCCAGGGGTGCATGGATGGTTCCAGCTTTATCAACCCTATACTCAATTCTACCAGCTTTACTTTCTTGTACTGCCCTGCCAACATCAAAAGTAACTGTACCCGCTTTAGGGTTAGGCATTAAGCCTCTAGGACCAAGAACTCTACCAAGCTTACCAACTACACCCATCATATCTGGAGTTGCAATGGCTACATCAAAATCTAACCAACCGCCTTGAATTTTTTCAATCAGGTCCTCAGCTCCAACGTAATCTGCACCGGCTTTTTCTGCTTCAACAACCTTTTCACCTTTGGCAAAAACTAGAACCTTCACAGTTTTACCTGTACCATGGGGAAGGACAACGGTACCACGGACCTGCTGGTCAGCATGCCGTGGATCAACTCCCAGTTTAATTGCTACTTCAACAGTTTCATCAAATTTTGCAGTGCCTGTCTGCTTAACCAACTCGAATGCTTCCTTTGGTTCGTAAAATTTTCCTTTTTCAATTAGCTTTTCAGCATCCTGATATTTCTTGCCATGCTTTGGCATCTACATAACCTCCTTGTGGTGTTATCGGATTAATCCTCCCACTAAATTTAAATCCAGAATTCAGAAGACAGAATTCAGAATATAGTATGAAGTCTCAAATACCTAATTGCTTCTGGCTACTGACTTCTGTATTCTAGCTTCTCTAAAAACTATACTATTTCAATCCCCATACTTCTAGCAGTACCTTCAACCATTCTCATGGCTGCTTCCACACTTGCTGCATTTAAGTCCTTCATCTTAAGCTCTGCAATTTCTCTCACCTTGTCCTTGGGAACCTTAGCTACCTTATTACGGTTTGGTTCTCCGGAACCTTTATCTATGCCTGCGGCTTTTTTGAGAAGTACAGCAGCAGGGGGAGTCTTTAAAATAAATGTGAAGGACCTATCCTCAAAAACTGTAAGTTCTATAGGTATAATTAAACCCATTTGGCTGGCGGTTTTTTCATTAAACTCTTTACAAAAAGCCATTATATTAACACCATGCTGACCTAGGGCAGGACCAACGGGTGGTGCTGGATTAGCTTTACCTGCGGGGATTTGCAACTTCACAAGACCTATTACCTTCTTTGCCATTATGCTACACCTCCTTTATTGAAATAAAATATTCGTTGTTTACTCATATTACATATCACTACTTACATTTTCACCACCTGATCAAAATCTAACTCAACAGGTGTTTCTCTGCCAAACATTGAAACATTAACTTTAAGTTTACCCTTTTGGGGATAAATCTCTTCTATGGTTCCTATGAAGTTTTCAAAGGGACCACTAGTAACCCTAACATTTTCATGAACCTTGAATTCAACCCTGGGTTTTCTTTCTTCAACACCCATATATTTGAATATTTTCCTTATTTCATCCTCCTGCAGGGGAATTGGTTTTGTTCCAGATCCAACAAACCCAGTAACACCAGGAGTATTTCTTACAACATACCAAGAATCCTCTGTTATTTGCATTTCAACAAGGACATATCCAGGATATATTTTTTTAGGGGAGACTTTCTTCTTGCCGTCCTTAATTTGAATCTCTTCTTCTACAGGTACTAAAACACGGTAGATTTTATCTCCCATATTCATCGAATCTACTCTTTTTTCAAGGTTAGCTTTCACCTTATTTTCGTAACCAGAGTAAGTATGTACAACATAC contains these protein-coding regions:
- the nusG gene encoding transcription termination/antitermination protein NusG, whose product is MAMESKPEKGWYVVHTYSGYENKVKANLEKRVDSMNMGDKIYRVLVPVEEEIQIKDGKKKVSPKKIYPGYVLVEMQITEDSWYVVRNTPGVTGFVGSGTKPIPLQEDEIRKIFKYMGVEERKPRVEFKVHENVRVTSGPFENFIGTIEEIYPQKGKLKVNVSMFGRETPVELDFDQVVKM
- the rplK gene encoding 50S ribosomal protein L11, with amino-acid sequence MAKKVIGLVKLQIPAGKANPAPPVGPALGQHGVNIMAFCKEFNEKTASQMGLIIPIELTVFEDRSFTFILKTPPAAVLLKKAAGIDKGSGEPNRNKVAKVPKDKVREIAELKMKDLNAASVEAAMRMVEGTARSMGIEIV
- the rplA gene encoding 50S ribosomal protein L1 produces the protein MPKHGKKYQDAEKLIEKGKFYEPKEAFELVKQTGTAKFDETVEVAIKLGVDPRHADQQVRGTVVLPHGTGKTVKVLVFAKGEKVVEAEKAGADYVGAEDLIEKIQGGWLDFDVAIATPDMMGVVGKLGRVLGPRGLMPNPKAGTVTFDVGRAVQESKAGRIEYRVDKAGTIHAPLGKISFEAEKLYENFDALLGALIKAKPAASKGQYIRQIYVAATMGPGIPISPQKAVNK